From one Solanum stenotomum isolate F172 chromosome 12, ASM1918654v1, whole genome shotgun sequence genomic stretch:
- the LOC125846607 gene encoding GDP-L-galactose phosphorylase 2-like produces the protein MLTIKRVPTLVSNYQEDVLEGNVMGCGRKCLGKCCMPVSVLPLYAFKNDDNEPIENDIQTLPEEECQMSFLNNLLLGLWEERMSQGLFRYDVTTCETKVIPGRCGFIAQLNEGRHLKKRPTEFCIDKVLQPFDENKFNFTKVGQEEVLFRFEPSTDYKPQYFSGMRVNGGISPSIVAINVSPIEYGHVLLIPRVLDCLPQRIDRDSFAIALHFAREVADPFFRVGYNSLGAFATINHLHFQAYYLSVPFPVEKAPIQKILARMGLGGAGVIVSKLLNYPVRGFAFEGGNGSTARDLSDAVVNSCISLQNKNIPFNILIAQCGKKIFLLPQCYAEKQALGVVDQELLDTQVNPAVWEISGHIVLKRTKDYNDASEEYAWKLLSEVSLSEERFEEVKGYISEAAGLQAEEDKNINPEKEIPDSPGPQVASHMPPDCLVLQ, from the exons ATGTTGACTATAAAGAGGGTGCCGACACTGGTTTCCAACTATCAAGAGGATGTTCTCGAAGGTAACGTCATGGGTTGTGGCCGCAAGTGCCTTGGAAAATGCTGCATGCCTG TTTCAGTGCTTCCTCTGTATGCATTCAAGAATGATGACAATGAGCCAATTGAAAATGATATTCAAACCTTGCCTGAGGAGGAGTGTCAGATGTCATTCTTGAACAATTTGTTGTTGGGCCTATGGGAGGAGCGGATGAGCCAGGGACTATTTCGATATGATGTAACAACCTGTGAGACGAAGGTCATTCCGGGGAGATGTGGTTTTATTGCGCAGCTGAATGAGGGGCGCCACCTAAAGAAGCGCCCAACAGAGTTTTGCATTGATAAGGTTCTTCAGCCTTTTGACGAGAACAAATTCAACTTTACCAAAGTGGGCCAGGAAGAAGTGCTTTTCAGGTTTGAACCAAGTACCGACTACAAGCCCCAGTACTTTTCGGGCATGCGAGTAAACGGTGGTATTTCACCTAGTATTGTTGCTATCAAC GTGAGCCCAATTGAGTATGGACACGTGCTTTTGATACCTCGAGTTCTTGATTGCTTACCTCAGAGAATTGATCGTGATAGTTTCGCAATTGCTCTCCATTTTGCCAGAGAAGTGGCAGATCCTTTCTTTAGGGTAGGTTATAACAGTTTGGGCGCTTTTGCTACCATTAACCACCTCCACTTCCAG GCATATTACTTGTCAGTGCCATTTCCAGTTGAGAAAGCACCAATACAGAAAATACTGGCAAGGATGGGGCTGGGTGGTGCTGGAGTGATTGTTTCTAAGTTATTAAATTACCCCGTACGAGGTTTTGCTTTTGAAGGAGGAAATGGAAGTACTGCCCGTGATTTGTCTGATGCTGTTGTGAATTCCTGCATCTCCCTTCAGAATAAAAACATCCCTTTCAACATTCTCATTGCTCAGTGTGGAAAGAAGATTTTTCTGCTTCCCCAG TGTTATGCAGAGAAGCAAGCACTAGGAGTTGTAGACCAAGAGCTCCTCGACACTCAGGTGAACCCTGCTGTGTGGGAAATTAGTGGACATATAGTGCTTAAGCGAACAAAGGATTACAATGATGCATCAGAGGAATATGCATGGAAACTTCTTTCTGAGGTTTCCTTATCGGAGGAGAGATTTGAAGAAGTAAAGGGCTATATTTCTGAAGCAGCTGGTTTACAAGCAGAGGAGGATAAAAACATCAATCCAGAGAAGGAAATTCCAGATTCTCCTGGTCCGCAAGTTGCCTCACATATGCCTCCAGATTGTTTGGTGTTGCAGTGA
- the LOC125847924 gene encoding protein C2-DOMAIN ABA-RELATED 3-like yields MENLLGLMRVRIHRGINLAIRDVTTSDPYVVVRMGKQKLKTRVVKKNLNPEWNEELTLSITEPILPIKLHVYDKDIFSLDDKMGDAEIDIHPFIDAVRKRYKNIPSGTIITKIKPSRQNCLSEESSIVWENDQVVQNVFIRLRNVERGEIELQLQWIDIPGSKGV; encoded by the exons ATGGAGAATTTATTGGGTCTTATGAGAGTTCGTATCCACAGAGGTATTAATTTGGCTATTAGAGATGTTACTACCAGCGATCCTTACGTTGTTGTTAGGATGGGCAAACAG AAATTGAAGACTCGAGTGGTGAAGAAGAATCTCAATCCAGAATGGAATGAAGAATTAACACTATCTATTACTGAACCAATTCTCCCAATCAAACTG CATGTTTATGACAAGGATATATTTTCTCTGGACGATAAGATGGGTGATGCAGAAATTGACATACATCCATTTATAGATGCGGTGAGAAAGCGCTACAAGAACATCCCTAGTGGAACCATAATCACAAAAATAAAGCCAAGCAGGCAAAATTGTTTGTCTGAAGAGAGCTCCATTGTGTGGGAAAATGATCAGGTTGTTCAAAATGTGTTTATTAGATTGCGAAATGTTGAGCGTGGCGAAATAGAGCTACAATTGCAGTGGATTGACATTCCTGGTTCCAAGGGTGTGTAG
- the LOC125849227 gene encoding protein PTST, chloroplastic, whose amino-acid sequence MVCNLLNSPGQTRFKVENIDGVRGNMASYNSRKGFHRMHKSFSNPNWKYSTPCTSWKIFCAPENLEERFSVVVSEKIADAGLSDPEQPLRSEELKLLLADAERSKLLKKLSEANRYNRLLKRELQAKEDALVNFKSELSVTELEIQVLARLAEEVAKSAIPTGSRKIKGRYIQSHLFSRLEAIREKLKEQIKGVEAVQAKEVPLSWVGVAESVQVMGSFDGWSQGEHLSPEYTGSYMNFSATLFLRPGRYEIKFLVDDEWKLSPELPTTGEGLTKNNLLVVE is encoded by the exons ATGGTCTGTAACCTGCTTAATTCTCCTGGGCAAACCAG GTTCAAGGTGGAAAATATCGATGGAGTTAGAGGAAATATGGCTTCATACAATTCAAGAAAAGGTTTCCATAGGATGCATAAGTCATTTTCAAACCCTAATTGGAAATACAGTACCCCATGTACCtcttggaaaatattttgtgCCCCTGAAAATTTGGAGGAGCGATTTTCAGTGGTAGTATCGGAGAAAATAGCAGACGCTGGTCTGTCTGATCCTGAGCAACCTTTGAGAAGCGAAGAG TTGAAGTTATTGCTTGCCGATGCTGAAAGATCGAAGCTTCTCAAGAAATTGAGTGAAGCCAACCGATATAATCGGTTGCTTAAGCGAGAG TTGCAAGCTAAGGAGGATGCACTGGTTAATTTCAAAAGTGAACTTTCAGTCACCGAACTTGAGATTCAG GTTTTGGCTAGATTGGCTGAAGAAGTTGCTAAATCTGCTATCCCAACTGgttcaagaaaaattaaaggGAGATATATCCAGTCACACCTATTTTCACGTTTGGAAG CCATACGCGAAAAATTGAAGGAGCAAATAAAGGGCGTGGAAGCTGTACAAGCCAAAGAAGTTCCTTTATCCTGGGTTGGGGTAGCAGAG AGTGTGCAAGTAATGGGCTCCTTTGATGGTTGGAGTCAAGGAGAGCACTTATCTCCAGAGTACACCGGCTCTTATATGAACTTTTCAGCTACATTGTTCCTAAGACCTGGAAG GTACGAAATTAAGTTCTTGGTAGATGACGAGTGGAAACTATCCCCAGAATTACCAACTACGGGAGAGGGGTTAACTAAGAACAATTTATTGGTCGTGGAATAG
- the LOC125849228 gene encoding uncharacterized protein At4g22758-like: MSIKKVKGTRLLITVNVLGSAGPLRFVVNENDKVAKVVDTALKQYGREGRLPILSSNVNDFLLYSASAGMDALGASDSIGSLGVRNFILCKKQKQAVMTEGRAQHGNGKRGWKAWFTKSFNFKIHSH; this comes from the exons ATGTCAATAAAGAAGGTGAAGGGTACTAGGTTGTTGATCACGGTTAATGTCTTAGGAAGTGCTGGACCGTTGAGGTTTGTTGTGAATGAGAATGATAAGGTTGCTAAGGTTGTTGACACTGCTCTGAAACAATATGGTCGCGAGGGACGACTTCCAATTCTGAGTTCTAACGTCAATGATTTCCTTTTGTACTCAGCTAGTGCTGGAATGGATG CTCTGGGAGCATCAGACTCGATAGGGTCACTAGGAGTGAGGAATTTCATCCTTTGTAAGAAGCAAAAACAGGCAGTGATGACAGAAGGAAGGGCACAACATGGAAATGGGAAAAGGGGATGGAAGGCTTGGTTCACTAAGTCCTTTAACTTCAAGATTCATTCCCATTGA